The genomic stretch GGTTACAGTGTAAGCTAGGACACAAATATCTATTAACAGAGCAGCTGTAACTGAAAAACTGTACTATACAAGCTTACAAAACTATACACGCCTACAAACAATGTGTATAAGTGATTTGGTGGTATCAGCATATTAATACGTATAAATGTAACCAAAGTATGACCATGATATTAATTAACAATGACATGAATGAGTATTGCGAGTGAAGGTGATCATGTAAGGCCTTTTCGAAGTTAGAGCTCTCTGAAATCGAAGTTATAGAACCGGATATCGGTTATTAAAATACTTCATATACTTCACCTTCTTTAACGCGAGAATTTATGCCATGGCTACTTTCATAAAAGTTTCACAAAACAGGAACTTACAATGGCTACTTTTACAATGTATGAAATCGGAAGCACTTTATCTCACCATTATTGCACTTTGCGTGTGTAATATTGAGATCGCTGAGTTCTGGATTCTGTCCAACGATGACAAACAGTTTGCAACCTCGTTTGCAGCTTTCTAGGTGTTCAGCCTGTTTGTGTATACAAAGCAAATCAAAGTTAACCAAACCAACACGAAGCACAGGTGTTTCTGCTAAAATCCATGCGCCATTTTATGACTGCAAGTGCTCCGTTTCAACACGGTCACTTCCCTTAGGGACCACGATACAGTCGTCGTATATAGGAGATATATAAACCACACGCTGTAAATAGAATCAGGAACAACAGAGCAATAGCGGGCGGAGATTGCGAGACCAGCTCCCATCAAACCAGTTCAGTTACCTTGGCGGCTGAATAACAATGATCTTCTGCTAACGAACAATCTAAAAAGTCGTATCCAACACAAAGATATCGTGCATTCTATACTAAGCAGATACAACGTGTGCGCTTGTTAAACAATGGTGGTGACTTACTTTAGGGTATGTGTGCAGAGGGTACGTTTGCGAGCAGAATGCTTCGCAATTTTCGCTCTCCTCTTCGATCTTTCGCAAGACTTCGCACGACGAAAGCGCTAGCGAGAACACAAGCACTACCAGAATGCCTAAACAGTGCCTTAGCATGGCTTGTTGCCGAAATGCGACGTCCTAGATATGTGAAAAAACGCACAATGCGAAGGGCAACAGCTGCAGAAATGCTCAATACAATCCCGGAACCATGGAGgccgttttgtttcttttttgctttggtaTTGATTGATCTGCCGTCTGCGGTATACGTTGTCGATGGTTACCGATATTTTACCATTATTGACAGCTCGTTTTCTGCACGATTTACGCTATAGTTTTTCAAGGACTATAACAGGAATAAATGTTAAACATTTTTTGTTGTAGCGGGATACTGTAAACATTAACGTGTGATATGCGGGGCTGAACGGGATAGGGGTGAGGACTAGTGCCGTTCGTTTTGTGGTGGTTGGTTTTTCGTCGTGGGATGTGAACCGTTCCGTGATATGTCGTTTCGGCGCAGAAAAGTAATCACTAGGACGCATTACCCAGTCGTGAACGTAAACGAGACCGTGGAACGAATTAGCTGTCGTTTGGAAAAGTGACAAGGAAGATGAAGAAGTACACACAGCTCGCTCTCATTGTGATATCGATACTCTCAGTGCTCGCTTTACTGGTGTGCGAGAGGAGATACGCTAACATGAAGGTAATCTTCGAAGTTATGGACGTCTTCGAAGCCAAAGAAACAGCCGTCAAGTGTGACAAGCGCATCGAAACATTGCGTAAAGCAGACTACAGTGCATCTGCGCGAATCACACCCACCGTTTTACCCGTCTGGATGGAAGTACTGGAAGGCGTGTACGCCTACTCAGCGTTTTGGGACTTTGCACCAGAATACAACAAAAAAATATCACGCGTCCTCGTTGCCTTTCCAAAACAGGGCAAGAATATATTAAAGTGCTTCGTCTGGTTCGACAGTACCCACTTCGTCGAGGCTGACGATTTGCGCATCACGGTTTTAGCCGAAACGTCTAATGCTGTTTCAGCTGTTGCTGACTGCATCGTCAGGAACATTTCTATTCGTCCCGTGGGAGTTTCGTTTTCGTCGTCTGTTTCGAACAAAGACGCTGTCAAGGTTGTCGGACTTCTCCCGACAACCACCAACGCAACTTCTAACGTTTCAGTCTGTTTACCGCCGCTATCCCACGCGACAACTCCGTTGCAGATTGCGGAGTTCGTCATATATCACCGCCATATTGGTGCTCAAGACTTCATCGTCTACGATTCTGGTCTGCTAACCAACGCGAAAAAACTCATCTTGGCTATCCCGGCCATGACTGACGGAACCGTGTCCCTTCTGCCCTGGAACGTTCCGTTGAATCTCCAGAGTGTCACAGATATAGTTCGTGTGGCCGACTGCCTACTTCGGACAAAGGGCAGATCTAATGCGACTATCTTTTTAGAACTAAATGAGTTCCTCGCACTTTACAAAGTCAAAGGACTGGGAGAGTTACAGCGCGGCCTCGAAGCAATAACGCCGAGCCCAAAAGAGAACAATCCGCTGGTGCTTTTCCACAGGCATTACTACTGCGACGAGTTTTCTGACGACATCGTTGCAAGCTCCCTGGAAATCCCGTTCGTTACGCAGAGGAAAGTTCGCTACCACAAAGTTTCGGAGAAGCATTCCGTGGCGCTCGTCCTGCCACACTTCTCGGTCAAGTTAGCTCGGGATATCGGGGCGCTTGACGTCCCCATCGACCATAACGTCCTCGTGCCGGAGCGATCGGCTGTGATCAACGTGTATCGAGAGTGCGGGAAGTTATTCCCGATACACAACACGCGAGACCATTACATTCCCGACATGCACATGACTAAGTTACGCGGCGTG from Ornithodoros turicata isolate Travis chromosome 4, ASM3712646v1, whole genome shotgun sequence encodes the following:
- the LOC135390665 gene encoding uncharacterized protein LOC135390665, whose translation is MKKYTQLALIVISILSVLALLVCERRYANMKVIFEVMDVFEAKETAVKCDKRIETLRKADYSASARITPTVLPVWMEVLEGVYAYSAFWDFAPEYNKKISRVLVAFPKQGKNILKCFVWFDSTHFVEADDLRITVLAETSNAVSAVADCIVRNISIRPVGVSFSSSVSNKDAVKVVGLLPTTTNATSNVSVCLPPLSHATTPLQIAEFVIYHRHIGAQDFIVYDSGLLTNAKKLILAIPAMTDGTVSLLPWNVPLNLQSVTDIVRVADCLLRTKGRSNATIFLELNEFLALYKVKGLGELQRGLEAITPSPKENNPLVLFHRHYYCDEFSDDIVASSLEIPFVTQRKVRYHKVSEKHSVALVLPHFSVKLARDIGALDVPIDHNVLVPERSAVINVYRECGKLFPIHNTRDHYIPDMHMTKLRGVFFASKLYHYLEKQPFAQFLL